The Triticum aestivum cultivar Chinese Spring chromosome 5A, IWGSC CS RefSeq v2.1, whole genome shotgun sequence genomic sequence GTCTTGGCGGCGGCATCGGTAAAGGTGGAGGACTCGGCGGTGGTTTTGGTAAGGGTGGAGGTCTTGGCGGCGGCATCGGCAAAGGCGGAGGACTCGGCGGTGGTTTTGGTAAGGGTGGAGGTCTTGGCGGCGGCATTGGCAAAGGCGGAGGACTCGATGGTGGATTTGGTAAGGGTGGAGGTCTTGGCGGTGGCATCAGCAAAGGCGGAGGACTCGGTGGTGGATTTGGTAAGGGTGGAGGTCTTGGTGGCGGCATCGGCAAAGGTGGCGGTCTTGGTGGAGGGATAGGCCACGGCATCGGCGGTGGATTCGGTAAAGGCGGAGGTCTTGGCGGCGGCATCGGCAACGGTGGAGGACTCGGTGGTGGTGCCGGTGGCGGGTATGGCAATGGTGGTGGTCTTGGAAATGGAGGCGGGCTCGGAGGCGGCATCGGCCATGGACTCGGTGGTGGCATTGGAAAGGGTGGGGGTCTCGGTGGCGGCTTTGGCAAAGGTGGTGGACTAGGGGGCGGCTTtggcggtggagacggcggaggcggcggtttTGGCGGAGGCTTTGGCAAGGGAGGCGGATTCGGTTTCGGGATCGGCAAAGGTGGCGGTGGCGGGATCGGCGGCGGCCACTGATGTTGCAGTATGTACGTTTGGCTCAGCTCTGTTCTGCTGAGGGCCGTTGGTCGTCATAGTATTCTGTCGATGTGAGCAGTACGTGTGATGAAACATATTTTTCCCTTGTAGAATCTCACCACTAGTATTTTCTTGTGTCTCCTGTTCTCTCAGGGAGACGTATTCTCGCGCATGTACGTTGGTGATGGAACTGATGGTAATATATGAGCATCTTGTATGTCTTGGTCCATGCCAGTGTATGTTCCAGTGATTTTGAAATATAAATTTGGTACAAGTAAATAAAACTTCAGAAGCTACCTGCAAGTGTTCAAAGTTCAGGATGTTCAGAACAGAGCAAGCATAGTAAGAAGGAACGACATGCAATGCAAAAGCTTACGGCGGCTGCTCAACCGGCTGACGGCCTAAAATCTCTACTCAGTGTCCGGACTCCAGAACTCCAGATTGTGTGTAGTTTGCGCCTGAGAGTGCTCAACATGTAAACAGTGTTTAATCACTGTAAACCAAACTTGGGCACGTGTTCTTCGGTATAAAGTGCAGTGCGAGGGTGGATGGGAGGCGAAGCTATGGAAAATCTCAAAAGTACCTTTCTACATCTGAGCTCATATGttcctggtgtgaacagtaaaattaataaaataaaataatatttcaaaaatttctgaattttttgtgGCATACTTTCAGAAATGTTTGTTGTGCATACaatatttcatcatgaaatcacattggtCGAAGCCGTTGCGAAAAAAACAAAATCAAAGCTCCAAAATGTGTTTGTAAGTAACATTTTTAAAGCGTCGATTTTATTTTTTTTACCACGCCTTCCATCAATGTCATTTCATGATGAAAGTTTGAATGCACAACAAACATTTTTTAAAGTATGCCACAAAGAAATTGAATTGTTTttgaaatatatttttatttttttatcttaCTATTCACACCAGGAGCATGTGAATTTACTAGTACATCGTTCAGACTATTTCTTTCCGTTCTTATTTCTTTTCTGTCGTAGTGCAGCATGTATCTTGTACCAATCAATTTACTAGATCCATCCTCCAGTGCTCTAGTGCCCCCTCGTTTGGCTGATAATCCGGTACAGGTCTTGTCAATGCTGACATAACGTGTAGTACTCTCTTCaatcctttttagtctgcatataagttttgtccgaagtcaaagtatctctactttgaccaaatttataggaaaaaatatcaacattgaCATTGCTTAATCAATAtttttagattcattatgaaatgtagttggatggtatatatatatttggtattgtagatgttgatattttttaatataaatttagtCAAACTTTGCAATGTTTGACTTGACAGAAATCTAATACGCGgaataaaaaggaccggagggagtagctgtttCGGGTTGTTGACTAGCGGGTCGAGTACCTGTTTCCATAGCTGAGTGAGTCTCAGAGCGGAACATCTGGGCGTTACGAGAGTCCCAGAGCTTCCAAAGGATGGCGAGGGCGGCCGTGGGCCAGATGTTGATGTCTAGGCCGTTCGAAGTGACAGTGCTCCATATGTGGTcgatgccgggggggggggggggggggggggggggggcatgtgaAGTCCAAGGAGATGCCACACCTGGACCGCCCGAGGGCGGGAGAGGGCAAGGTGGGACGTGTCCTCGAGGTTATGGGCACACCTCGGGCAAAGAGAGTCGGGGACAATGGTCTTGCGGTGCAGATTCGCCTTGATGTTTAGCCCATCCCTGAAAAGCAGCCAAGCAAATTTTTTTACCTTGATGGTGGCCCTTGAGCTCCAAATGCGGTCGACGTGAGGGTTGAACTTGTTGGCGGAGGAGAGCAGCTAGTAAGCGCACCGCGCAAAGAACGCGACACGTGGGTGAGGGACCTGTCGTCGGGGTGAACTGTGGGAGCAACATCCTGCAACAAGGTTAAACATATCAGTCTTGCTAAGTCTCAGTCATCTgagacttcgttatgtctcagtTGATGCTATATTCCTTTGATCTTGCATTGAGATTCATATAAAATTTtcttttcgtttttttcttttttcttcttatatctacacctactaataaagcaaggttcATTTCTATGATTTTTTCATCTGTTAACCACCAAACGATTTTTGTTCTATCCAAGGTGTTACTAAACTTTTGTGCATCCATCTGCTAAAAAAATAGTTTTGTCCAGAATTTTGTACATGGGTCGCGCACGCTGTAGCCCAGCAAAACCAGCCCATTTTTTTCCTGCCCATGCATCTGAGAAACATTATTTACCGCATGTGGCGGCAAATAGTCAGAGTTTCGCATAGGGCGCCAAAGATTGGGCCGACCCATTTTTGTTTTTTCTCTATActgtttctatttttcttttctctttattttttacttttttcctttccaattttatttttattttccctttttttatAAATTCAACTCTTCATTTTTTTCAGAATTCCAACTTTTGCTTAAATTTTTGCTAAAATCAGaagaatttcaaaattttgttcccATTTTGAAATATGTTTGAAACTTTAAATTGCTTCTTCTcgttccaaattcttttcaaaacTAAACAAatgtttgaatttttcaaaaaatgtttatgttttcCAAAAAAATCGATATTTTCAAAATAAATTGTATTTTAAAAAGTTATACAAATATGAAAATATTCACGTTTATTTAAGTATTCAAAAATTTCTAGTAATGTTTGTGTTGAAAAAACGCTTTTCAAAAAATTGTTTTCAATGTTCAAAACATGTTTCCATTtccaaaattgttgacaaattcaAAAAAGTCGGTTTCTTAGAAATTTGTTTTCAATGTTAATACATGTTTCCATTTCTAAAATTATTCACACATTTAAAATGTTCAAaattgttttcaaaaaatgtttgtgaatttcaaaaaaacCATTTCAAGTTTGGTTCGTCTTTTTTCCAAAAGTTaatgaaattttcaaaaaatgctgACATTTTTTGGGAAAAGAATCATcactttattttttttaaattcaaaaaaattcaaaaaatcaaaaatgtttttgaacgtGACGCTACATTATGTTCTTAAACATTCGCGTTGGCCATTTATTAGCAGGAGCTATTTGTTCAAATGGCTAGCAGTACGTGGTCGACTTTTTGAGGTTGTGAGTCTAATCCTTCAACTCATCCgttgttttggatttttattcgtATCTTACAAACACATGTCGTTTTGGTAACTGCCAGTGGTCTAGCCCAAACGCGAACTATTGTGCATCCCACGTGTCATTTGACGATAGAAGAAAATATGTTGGTTGACTATAATTAAAAGAGATTGTAAGCACATGCTAATAAAAAAGATATGCTGATTTGGCTCTGATTAAAAAAATGTAGGCAAGTGACCGCTAAAATAATTAATGAGAAGAAACCCTGGTAAAGCAGGGACTACCTTGGTTTGCGCTGATTATGGCAATGAAATATGATTCGCTGCAATTAGTAATCCATCTGGTTACGCCATCGCAGGAGAGATTGGTCAAAGCAACTATGCCCCCAAAGGTCCCCATGCAGCCACAAAATGAGGAGGCAACCACAACCTAGGCACGGAGGCCGACCCGAAGGGAAAAATGGCACGGGTTGAGCGGTGGCCACCATCCCGACCAACACCACCACTATGAAGATCTCGCGGGCCAAACATGACACGTGAGAGCAACTTGGTTCGCTCATCCTTTGTATCTTAGGACATATCTTCTTACAGAGAACCATCATTCTATGCAAAATATTATTTATGCTTTGCTCAATATGAATCACCCTTAATACATCGATC encodes the following:
- the LOC123102183 gene encoding glycine-rich cell wall structural protein; this translates as MGRGNGVMGSKAVALALLLCLSSAAVGAWARPVANKGKHAADEKFLLLKKHFGKGLGGGLGKGGGLGGGGGGGYGGGGGLGGGGGYGGGGGLGGGGGYGGGGGLGGGAGHGVGGGLGGGFGKGGLGGGFGKGGGLGGGIGKGGGLGGGIGHGIGGGFGKGGGLGGGIGKGEGLGGGFGKGGGLGGGIGKGGGLGGGFGKGGGLGGGIGKGGGLGGGFGKGGGLGGGIGKGGGLDGGFGKGGGLGGGISKGGGLGGGFGKGGGLGGGIGKGGGLGGGIGHGIGGGFGKGGGLGGGIGNGGGLGGGAGGGYGNGGGLGNGGGLGGGIGHGLGGGIGKGGGLGGGFGKGGGLGGGFGGGDGGGGGFGGGFGKGGGFGFGIGKGGGGGIGGGH